TCTGCCACCCGCTCCTCCACAAGAGGGCCGGGCGGAAGCTCAGCTACCACACACTCCACCGCAACCTTCACTCCAGGATACTCGGCTGCCAGATACGGTACCTGCGCAAGCTGAACTTTACGATGGTCGCAACAAAGGTGGACCCGCTCCTTGCCGAGTTCATGCAGGGCCGGCGCGGCAACATCTCCCAGAGGCACTACTTTCTGCCGATTATGAGCGAGCACCGGAAAAAATGGGTCGACCTGTGGACCCCGCACATATCAAGGGTGCTCTGATTCCCGGTTTTGTGATATTTTTTATCATGGATGCGGCGCCGGAACCGCCAATCACAACAATGACAAAAACTCGTCTCTTTCCAGTCCTGCATCCTCAATTATTGCACTTAACGTACCCCTTGCCACTTCCCTGTGATTTGGAATCGTCAGTCTTCTAAATGGCGGCTCATGGTGTCTTAGTATGATGTGACTTCCAGTCTGGTGATCCGTATGATATCCGATTTTTGATAATGCTTTGACTATCTCTAGTGCCGACAGTACCGGCAGCTTAGACATTGACCTCTACCAATTCCTCCTCTACTGGTGGAATCGGCTCGCCATGCTTTCTCAGGCTCTGTATGTAGCCGCGTATTGCATCTTTGACATTTTCGAGCGCATCGTCGCGCGTCCTTCCCTGCGAGACGCACCCTGGTAGTGACTGGCACCTTGCAACATATGCCCCGTCCTCGTCCCGTTGCAGCGTTATTCTGTACTTCATTGAGGGTAATGCATCATTTTCTTATTTAAGCTAGATCCGCCAACAC
Above is a window of Candidatus Nitrosotenuis cloacae DNA encoding:
- a CDS encoding type II toxin-antitoxin system HicA family toxin, producing MSKLPVLSALEIVKALSKIGYHTDHQTGSHIILRHHEPPFRRLTIPNHREVARGTLSAIIEDAGLERDEFLSLL
- a CDS encoding type II toxin-antitoxin system HicB family antitoxin; protein product: MKYRITLQRDEDGAYVARCQSLPGCVSQGRTRDDALENVKDAIRGYIQSLRKHGEPIPPVEEELVEVNV